The window TCAGCCATATTCATCTAATTAATTTTTATACTATTTTAATTCTAATACGAATTTTTCGCTCAACCTACCATTATAAGCGAGCTAAAATCCAACAGGCTCGCTGCTCTACACTTCCCCATGGTACTTGCATCACTTCATAGTTAAGCGCCTCATACGTCATGATCAGTTGTTCATGAATCGCTTGAGCTTCAATAAAACTATGAGGGCGTTCATCATCTTTTTGATAGATCGCTTCATGAGGCGCACAAAAAAACACCCGAGAAGCATAACCAGCAGCAGCATCAAGGTAATGCTGGCTTACCGTTTCTCCGCCCACCGTTAGATAAGCACAAATATCAGGAATAGCACGATC is drawn from Photobacterium profundum SS9 and contains these coding sequences:
- a CDS encoding AAA family ATPase; translated protein: MQPIIITGGPGAGKTTLLKALSRKGYLTFPEVSRTLIQQQASLDSGVLPWTNLPAFAELCLEVMSEQRRLAKKGAMPAFVDRAIPDICAYLTVGGETVSQHYLDAAAGYASRVFFCAPHEAIYQKDDERPHSFIEAQAIHEQLIMTYEALNYEVMQVPWGSVEQRACWILARL